Proteins encoded together in one Lathyrus oleraceus cultivar Zhongwan6 chromosome 5, CAAS_Psat_ZW6_1.0, whole genome shotgun sequence window:
- the LOC127085608 gene encoding transcription factor MYB33 — protein MSSISTPKRKESFLSSGGDVGKSPKRSRSVLPVEEADQRGNAEGGEGTLMKDSRAVLSGEEADQRDNAGGGEVALKKGPWTKEEDEILVDHIKKHGEGNWNAVQKESGLARCGKSCRLRWFNHLRPGLKRGPFTAEEESKILDFHFRKGSKWAQMAALLPGRTDNEIKNFWYARSKKRQRAGLPIYPEEITSKPAINGSQESAEALANESSQQVETETFNLDITDLDLKYYKFSPDMLPPFFDIQDYKPISDLVGRYSDPSHNTLSMPSAVVQRRYLFSGSSAVDPEVFDEYSQYAMLSTPCDPILDTNLVHGYDNPIPGFHDASNISYPEPIYGSMRFEPPSFQNLPQQCNWPQLPSLEYVDMSVPCPPIDPVDKSVPSPPIDPCPSVPDYPDCNHFIDSIVNFNSDQNLKDSNIDSLQTNTDNKAPNEADTSTKWNRLDYDQHTAIVTLDYDQHTDIVSRQINFLKRVRSKIKNRGSFKRLPAYYTSNNEYNLY, from the exons ATGAGTAGCATTTCGACGCCAAAACGGAAAGAGTCATTTTTATCAAGTGGAGGTGATGTTGGCAAAAGCCCAAAGCGTAGCCGGTCGGTATTACCGGTGGAAGAAGCTGATCAAAGAGGTAACGCGGAAGGAGGGGAAGGTACTCTAATGAAAGATAGCCGGGCAGTATTATCGGGGGAGGAAGCTGATCAAAGAGATAACGCGGGAGGGGGAGAAGTTGCTCTAAAGAAAGGTCCATGGACAAAGGAAGAGGATGAAATTTTGGTAGATCATATTAAAAAGCATGGAGAGGGAAACTGGAATGCGGTCCAAAAGGAATCCGGACTTGCTCGCTGTGGGAAAAGCTGTCGTCTCCGGTGGTTTAATCACTTGAGGCCGGGACTGAAAAGGGGTCCATTTACTGCTGAAGAAGAAAGCAAAATCCTCGATTTCCACTTTCGGAAAGGAAGCAAGTGGGCTCAAATGGCTGCCTTG TTGCCTGGACGTACAGATAACGAGATAAAGAACTTTTGGTACGCAAGATCTAAGAAACGGCAACGAGCTGGCTTACCAATCTATCCTGAAGAGATAACATCAAAACCTGCAATAAATGGCAGTCAAGAAAGTGCTGAGGCATTGGCAAATGAATCCAGCCAGCAAGTTGAAACAGAAACCTTTAACTTGGATATAACTGACTTGGACCTTAAATATTACAAATTCAGCCCAGATATGTTGCCACCATTTTTTGATATTCAAGATTACAAACCAATAAGTGACTTGGTTGGACGGTACTCAGATCCGTCTCATAATACCTTATCCATGCCTAGTGCAGTAGTGCAGCGCAGATATTTGTTCAGTGGCAGTAGTGCTGTTGACCCGGAAGTATTTGATGAGTATAGCCAATATGCTATGTTGTCTACTCCATGTGATCCGATTCTTGACACCAACCTTGTTCATGGATATGATAATCCTATACCTGGTTTTCATGACGCGTCAAATATCTCTTATCCTGAGCCCATATATGGGTCCATGAGGTTTGAGCCCCCTTCATTCCAAAATTTACCGCAACAGTGTAACTGGCCGCAACTTCCCTCATTAGAGTATGTTGACATGTCGGTTCCGTGTCCTCCGATTGACCCTGTTGACAAGTCGGTTCCGTCTCCTCCGATTGACCCTTGTCCGTCCGTTCCAGATTATCCGGATTGCAATCATTTTATTGATTCAATAGTAAACTTCAATTCAGATCAAAATTTGAAAGACTCAAATATTGATTCATTGCAAACAAACACGGATAACAAGGCTCCCAATGAAGCAGACACTAGTACAAAATGGAATAGACTAGATTATGATCAGCACACTGCTATAGTTACTCTAGATTATGATCAGCACACTGATATAGTTAGTCGCCAAATAAACTTCTTAAAACGGGTCCGCTCAAAAATTAAAAACCGTGGATCATTCAAACGGCTTCCAGCTTATTATACTTCCAACAACGAATATAATTTGTATTGA